In Lasioglossum baleicum unplaced genomic scaffold, iyLasBale1 scaffold0101, whole genome shotgun sequence, one DNA window encodes the following:
- the LOC143219924 gene encoding uncharacterized protein LOC143219924: MEKIAGKVKGSFVFVHNDYVYNKDHRSENIYRCNTRRTTRCCGAVMVLSDGTITLLKSHNHSKLFHTIQREKMKSDMLQLCRETLITLKKIFDDICRQYPIAASTLSYNSIKAVLFRERQKSYPQVAPNLIAINDCIETHSIMDNITKIVIKDEEGKAAILFTTGTFLNVLDTSHCIYVDGIFSVSSIQVKVKYICRV; this comes from the exons atggaaaaaatcgcaggtaaagtgaaaggttcttttgtctttgtacacaacgattacgtgtacaataaagatcatcgcagtgaaaatatttatcgttgcAACACACGACGCACCACACGATGTTGTGGGGCTGTGATGGTTCTCAGCGATGGGACTATTACGCTATTAAAATCCCACAATCATTCTAAATTGTTTCATACAATCCAGCGGGAGAAAATGAAAAGTGATATGCTTCAACTATGTCGGGAGACATTGAtcacattaaaaaaaatcttcGATGACATCTGTAGACA GTATCCTATTGCTGCAAGCACATTATCATATAACAGTATAAAAGCTGTACTTTTCCGAGAAAGACAAAAAAGCTATCCACAAGTTGCGCCTAATTTAATCGCCATAAATGACTGCATTGAGACTCATTCTATCATGGATAACATTACTAAAATAGTAATAAAGGATGAAGAGGGTAAAGCAGCCATTTTGTTCACTACAGGCACATTTTTGAACGTTCTTGATACCTCCCACTGTATCTATGTTGATGGTATTTTCTCCGTAAGTAGTatacaagtgaaagtaaagtaTATATGTAGGGTGTAA